One part of the Nematostella vectensis chromosome 8, jaNemVect1.1, whole genome shotgun sequence genome encodes these proteins:
- the LOC5515247 gene encoding stomatin — MNMVKPEEQHLSSEGGDNKSRGCCDYIITGLSILLFVLTFPIAVFFCIKIVQEYERAVIFRLGRLLEGGAKGPGMFFILPCIDSYQKVDLRTVSFDVPPQEILTKDSVTVAVDAVVYFRIANATMSITNVENANRSTRLLAQTTLRNILGTKSLSEILSERDNISHTMEVALDEATDPWGVKVERIEVKDVRLPQQLQRAMAAEAEASREARAKVIAAEGEMNASRALKEASDIISESPQALQLRYLQTLTTISAEKNSTIIFPLPIDFIAKFIPDHKKDQTYL, encoded by the exons GGGACAACAAGTCCAGGGGATGCTGTGATTATATTATCACTGGTTTGTCCATTCTCCTCTTTGTCTTGACTTTCCCTATTGCTGTATTCTTCTGTATAAAG ATTGTACAGGAGTATGAGAGAGCTGTCATCTTCAGACTTGGGCGATTATTGGAAGGAGGTGCAAAGGGGCCAG GCATGTTTTTTATTCTGCCGTGCATTGACTCATACCAGAAAGTGGACCTCAGGACGGTGTCTTTTGATGTTCCGCCTCAGGAG ATCTTGACGAAAGACAGTGTGACGGTCGCTGTGGATGCTGTGGTGTATTTCAGGATCGCAAACGCAACCATGTCCATCACGAACGTTGAGAATGCGAACCGCTCCACTCGACTGCTCGCCCAGACCACCCTGAGAAACATCCTGGGTACAAAAAGCCTGAGCGAGATTCTTTCAGAGCGGGACAATATTAGCCATACCATGGAG GTTGCCCTGGACGAGGCCACAGACCCATGGGGTGTCAAGGTGGAGCGGATCGAAGT TAAGGACGTTCGGTTGCCACAGCAACTGCAAAGAGCCATGGCAGCAGAGGCTGAGGCTTCACGCGAGGCCAGGGCCAAG GTCATTGCCGCTGAGGGTGAGATGAACGCCTCCCGTGCTTTAAAGGAAGCTTCCGACATCATCTCTGAGTCACCCCAGGCCTTACAGCTCCGCTACCTTCAGACCCTGACTACCATCTCAGCTGAGAAGAACTCTACCATCATCTTCCCTCTCCCCATCGACTTTATCGCTAAGTTCATTCCCGATCACAAGAAAGATCAGACGTACCTCTAA